A single Thermococcus sp. DNA region contains:
- a CDS encoding RNA ligase partner protein, producing MVLRFVLDTSIFVNPEIRKDFGDNPTEAMRTFLRYAEKLFGKVEFYMPPGIYREVMHFVDEELKPEIELYIIKKPPNLHDLKIPAFVVYELIDDIRRRVDKGLRVAEKAVRESVIETDNVDKVIQKLRRNYRKALREGIVDSKEDFELILLAKELDATIVSADVGILTWAQKMGIKWIDASTFRDVLEGLVKKLAEKNL from the coding sequence ATGGTTCTAAGGTTCGTTCTCGACACGAGCATATTCGTAAACCCGGAAATTAGGAAGGACTTCGGGGATAATCCAACGGAAGCCATGAGGACCTTCCTCAGATACGCGGAGAAGCTCTTCGGCAAGGTGGAGTTCTACATGCCACCCGGAATATATAGGGAGGTCATGCACTTCGTTGACGAGGAGCTGAAGCCGGAGATAGAGCTCTACATCATCAAGAAGCCACCGAACCTACACGACCTCAAGATTCCGGCCTTCGTGGTTTACGAGCTGATAGACGACATAAGGCGAAGGGTTGATAAAGGCCTGAGGGTTGCCGAGAAGGCCGTCCGCGAGAGCGTAATTGAAACTGACAACGTGGACAAGGTAATCCAGAAGCTCAGGAGGAACTACCGCAAAGCCCTTCGCGAGGGGATAGTTGACAGCAAAGAGGACTTCGAGCTTATACTCCTCGCTAAAGAGCTCGACGCGACTATAGTCTCGGCGGATGTTGGAATTCTTACGTGGGCTCAGAAAATGGGAATTAAATGGATCGATGCTTCTACGTTCAGAGATGTCTTGGAAGGACTTGTCAAAAAACTGGCAGAGAAAAATTTATAA
- the gcvPB gene encoding aminomethyl-transferring glycine dehydrogenase subunit GcvPB, which translates to MFRQAKWDEPLIFELSREGRIGYTLPKPIEDVNVEIPEKLRRKSRPNLPELSEPEIVKHYTRLSEMNYGVDSGIYPLGSCTMKYNPKINEEIASHPGVAYIHPYQDERTVQGALKIMWELEQWLKEITGMDRFTLQPAAGANGEFTGVSIIRAYHLDNGEPQRDEMLVADSAHGTNPASAAMAGFKVIEIPSTEEGTIDLEALENAVGERTAGLMLTNPNTLGIFEDEIVKIARIVHKAGGLLYYDGANLNAVLGKVRPGDMGFDIVHLNLHKTFSTPHGGGGPGSGPVGVKDFLKDYLPVPLVSYDEENDRYYLDYNVPKSIGKVKELYGNFAVMVRALTYLKIMGREGLKNASEIAVLNANYLTRKLLGTRGYELPGKELRKHETVFSAEPMKRETGVTAMDVAKRLLDFGMHAPTVYFPLIVHEALMIEPTETVSKEELDAYVEALKKISEEAYSSPEVVKSAPHNTAVRRVDDVLAAKKPVLSWRMYLELKEKGEIDY; encoded by the coding sequence ATGTTCCGTCAGGCTAAATGGGACGAACCGCTCATCTTCGAGCTCTCCCGCGAGGGGAGAATCGGTTACACCCTGCCGAAGCCGATTGAAGACGTCAATGTGGAAATTCCCGAGAAACTGAGGAGGAAGAGCAGACCCAACCTTCCGGAGCTGAGCGAGCCGGAGATAGTCAAGCACTACACAAGGCTGAGCGAGATGAACTACGGCGTTGATTCGGGCATTTATCCGCTCGGCTCGTGCACAATGAAGTACAACCCCAAGATAAACGAGGAGATAGCCTCACACCCCGGCGTTGCCTACATTCACCCGTATCAGGATGAAAGAACCGTCCAGGGAGCACTCAAAATCATGTGGGAGCTGGAGCAGTGGCTGAAGGAGATAACAGGTATGGACCGCTTTACGTTACAGCCGGCGGCCGGAGCGAACGGAGAATTTACCGGCGTTTCGATAATCCGCGCCTACCACCTCGATAACGGTGAACCGCAGAGGGACGAGATGCTCGTGGCCGATTCAGCCCACGGAACGAACCCGGCAAGTGCAGCGATGGCGGGCTTTAAAGTCATAGAGATTCCCTCAACGGAAGAGGGAACGATAGACCTTGAAGCTCTCGAAAATGCCGTGGGCGAGAGGACAGCTGGCTTAATGCTTACCAACCCCAACACGCTCGGCATCTTTGAGGACGAGATAGTGAAGATAGCGAGGATAGTCCACAAGGCTGGAGGACTGCTCTACTACGACGGCGCGAACCTCAATGCAGTTCTCGGCAAGGTCAGGCCCGGGGATATGGGATTCGACATAGTGCACCTCAACCTTCACAAGACCTTCTCGACTCCACACGGTGGCGGCGGGCCCGGAAGCGGGCCTGTTGGAGTAAAGGACTTCCTGAAGGACTACCTGCCGGTTCCGCTCGTGAGCTATGACGAAGAAAACGACCGCTATTACCTGGATTACAACGTGCCCAAGAGCATAGGAAAGGTGAAGGAGCTCTACGGCAACTTTGCGGTCATGGTCAGGGCCTTAACTTATCTCAAAATAATGGGACGCGAGGGACTGAAGAACGCGAGCGAGATAGCGGTTCTCAACGCCAACTACCTGACGAGAAAACTGCTGGGAACCCGTGGTTATGAACTCCCTGGCAAGGAACTCAGGAAGCATGAGACAGTCTTTTCGGCCGAGCCAATGAAGAGGGAAACAGGGGTTACTGCAATGGACGTGGCGAAGAGATTGCTCGACTTCGGAATGCACGCGCCGACAGTTTACTTCCCACTGATTGTTCATGAAGCTCTGATGATAGAACCGACCGAGACTGTCAGCAAGGAAGAGCTCGATGCCTACGTGGAAGCTCTGAAGAAGATAAGCGAGGAAGCCTACAGCAGTCCCGAGGTTGTGAAAAGCGCCCCCCACAACACCGCTGTCAGGAGAGTTGACGACGTTTTGGCGGCTAAGAAACCCGTCCTCAGCTGGAGGATGTACCTTGAGCTGAAAGAGAAGGGCGAGATAGACTATTAA